One Thermogemmatispora onikobensis DNA segment encodes these proteins:
- a CDS encoding respiratory chain complex I subunit 1 family protein, which translates to MLPLAILQVFQIGTVLLCAPLLRGIISRLKAIVQSKHGPSIWQPYRDLWKYLHKGSVVSEHATWVYHAAPLLTFITPLIVAMLIPVLTAYPLPYAFMGDMLAGGFILSLGGFFSALAALDTASTFGGMGSSRARVVSLLAEPVIMLVLFCVALIAHVTIPFAVNQTLIS; encoded by the coding sequence GTGCTGCCTCTGGCGATCCTGCAAGTGTTCCAGATAGGAACAGTGCTGCTCTGTGCGCCCCTCTTGCGGGGGATCATCAGTCGTCTCAAGGCGATAGTTCAGTCAAAGCACGGCCCGAGCATCTGGCAGCCGTATCGCGATCTATGGAAGTACTTGCACAAGGGCAGCGTCGTTTCTGAGCACGCCACCTGGGTTTATCATGCAGCTCCTCTTCTGACCTTCATCACGCCCCTCATTGTGGCCATGCTCATTCCTGTGCTGACAGCCTATCCTCTCCCCTATGCCTTTATGGGGGACATGCTGGCTGGTGGTTTTATCCTCTCGCTCGGGGGGTTTTTCTCCGCTCTGGCGGCCCTGGATACAGCCAGCACCTTTGGCGGCATGGGGAGCAGCCGTGCGCGTGTCGTCTCCTTACTCGCCGAGCCGGTAATCATGCTGGTGCTCTTCTGCGTCGCGTTGATCGCACATGTGACTATCCCCTTCGCTGTCAACCAGACACTCATCTCAG